A stretch of the Desulfobacter sp. genome encodes the following:
- a CDS encoding PilN domain-containing protein, translating to MIRINLLPFRLARKKENVRRQVSVFLLSLLLIVLSLTWYTLGMEKEITSIEGDTASVKAQILLYKEKANRVTDIKKKLKVLNEKLKIVASLQTRKNEQQILLEEMADRVVKTRMWIENLKADGTSVTVQGIAFDNPTIADFMRNLEKSPLFTSVDLKRSKVRSFEGDVDLKSFELLCLKKQVIPEEPPKEGKN from the coding sequence ATGATACGGATTAATCTTTTGCCGTTCAGGCTTGCCCGGAAAAAAGAAAATGTCCGCCGTCAGGTCTCTGTTTTTCTTCTTTCCCTTCTTTTGATTGTTTTGTCATTGACCTGGTATACCCTTGGCATGGAAAAGGAAATAACCAGTATAGAAGGGGACACAGCATCTGTAAAGGCCCAGATTCTGCTGTACAAGGAAAAGGCAAATCGGGTGACGGACATTAAGAAAAAGCTTAAAGTACTGAACGAAAAACTGAAAATTGTGGCCTCACTTCAGACCCGGAAGAACGAACAGCAGATCCTTTTAGAAGAAATGGCAGACCGGGTAGTAAAGACCAGGATGTGGATAGAAAACCTTAAGGCCGACGGAACAAGCGTTACCGTTCAAGGCATTGCTTTTGACAATCCTACCATTGCCGATTTTATGAGAAATCTTGAAAAATCTCCCCTGTTTACCTCTGTTGATTTGAAACGGTCCAAGGTCAGGAGCTTTGAAGGGGATGTTGACCTGAAATCATTTGAATTATTGTGCCTGAAAAAGCAAGTCATTCCAGAAGAACCACCCAAAGAGGGTAAAAACTAA
- a CDS encoding type 4a pilus biogenesis protein PilO, whose amino-acid sequence MAEENKEKIGNPIQARLESFFVRIGKLTKIQRVVVCCVSLLLIGGAYYYFIFAPRYELLKAAKEELQVQQDKLESYKIKARSLAKYEKKMAEAQERFNIAMKALPDKKELPSLLTGVSKAGRKAGLDVLLFQPEPIVNKEFYLEIPVSMTVRGRYHQVADFFFQVAGLNRIVNIQDMSMTTDPKTKEQVQMKCSAVTYMFADPGEAASKDKKGKKNKKRG is encoded by the coding sequence ATGGCTGAAGAAAACAAGGAAAAAATCGGTAACCCGATTCAGGCAAGACTGGAGAGCTTTTTTGTCAGGATTGGAAAATTAACAAAGATCCAGCGGGTGGTGGTTTGTTGTGTATCCCTTTTGCTCATCGGCGGGGCTTATTATTATTTTATTTTTGCGCCAAGGTATGAATTGCTCAAAGCGGCCAAAGAAGAACTTCAGGTCCAGCAAGACAAGCTTGAATCCTATAAGATCAAGGCCAGGTCCCTGGCAAAGTACGAGAAGAAAATGGCTGAGGCCCAGGAACGGTTTAATATTGCAATGAAGGCACTGCCCGATAAAAAGGAACTTCCTTCCTTGCTTACAGGTGTTTCCAAGGCCGGCCGCAAAGCCGGACTTGACGTTCTTTTGTTTCAACCGGAACCCATTGTCAACAAGGAGTTTTATTTGGAAATTCCTGTGTCCATGACCGTGAGGGGGCGTTACCACCAGGTCGCGGACTTTTTCTTTCAGGTGGCCGGTCTGAACCGAATTGTCAATATTCAGGATATGTCCATGACAACTGATCCTAAGACAAAAGAACAGGTTCAAATGAAATGTTCTGCCGTAACCTATATGTTTGCGGATCCGGGCGAGGCAGCGTCCAAGGACAAAAAAGGCAAGAAAAATAAAAAAAGAGGATAA
- a CDS encoding pilus assembly protein PilP produces the protein MAKFIKIFCVTGLGMLLFCLISCKEEKKTQPPQKPVLVVSKSIGQPTPSAKGKDNLVTDQVKADEKNGAAKSSGVKAAMPGLVAIPLNPKDKMAKVEPVVNEESVTYDTRGWVDPFVPLFSEKEEPISGEGIPGQAGPEKSMRQLTPLEKMDLSQIKLVAVIELRGSTIAMVEEASGKGYEVKLGTYIGRNQGRVSAIHREGIVVKEYVKDYKGNRKERLQEIKFHKSEGGE, from the coding sequence ATGGCAAAATTTATTAAAATATTTTGTGTGACAGGTCTGGGCATGCTGTTGTTCTGTTTAATCTCCTGTAAAGAAGAAAAAAAGACCCAGCCCCCCCAGAAACCGGTCTTGGTTGTTTCTAAATCCATTGGACAACCGACCCCTTCGGCCAAAGGCAAAGATAATCTTGTCACTGACCAGGTAAAGGCGGATGAAAAAAACGGGGCGGCAAAGTCTTCTGGAGTCAAGGCGGCAATGCCTGGTTTGGTTGCGATCCCGCTGAATCCAAAGGATAAAATGGCCAAGGTAGAGCCGGTGGTCAATGAAGAGAGCGTTACATACGATACCCGGGGGTGGGTGGATCCTTTTGTCCCCCTGTTTAGTGAAAAAGAAGAGCCCATATCCGGGGAAGGCATTCCAGGCCAGGCCGGACCTGAAAAGTCCATGCGGCAATTGACACCATTGGAAAAAATGGATTTGAGCCAGATTAAACTTGTGGCCGTTATTGAACTGAGGGGCAGTACCATTGCCATGGTTGAAGAGGCCAGCGGTAAGGGATACGAGGTAAAGCTGGGAACCTATATTGGCAGGAATCAGGGACGGGTATCTGCGATCCATAGGGAAGGGATTGTGGTCAAAGAGTATGTTAAAGATTATAAGGGAAACCGGAAAGAGCGGCTCCAGGAGATCAAATTTCATAAAAGTGAAGGTGGAGAATAA
- a CDS encoding secretin and TonB N-terminal domain-containing protein has protein sequence MSEIGPARQALMNPSLPESVLTNAPAPYTGEKIKLDFYDTDIKNVFRILRSVSGMNFAIDQDVQGKVTLSLEEAVPWDQVLDLVLKMNGLGKKMEGNVVRIATAETLKNEEQLIQDAIEAHKKAMEQKVALEPLVTEYVPINYSDASTDIEPHVSQILTPERGKISVDQRTNMIIITDTQAKIDQAQDLIYRLDTVTPQIMIEAKVVEVTKEFSRSIGVNWNLSNASSVTSGFLDDFSVSVNGANVGVNTDFSFFRLFGSSVTALNAQLEASEELGDVRIVSSPRILTLDNKKAMIKQGQEYAYLEGAFPFSRF, from the coding sequence GTGTCAGAGATTGGGCCTGCCCGTCAGGCCTTAATGAATCCCTCCCTGCCAGAGTCTGTTTTGACCAATGCGCCTGCCCCGTATACCGGAGAAAAGATCAAGCTGGATTTTTACGATACAGATATTAAAAATGTGTTCAGGATCCTAAGAAGTGTCAGCGGAATGAATTTTGCCATTGACCAGGATGTCCAGGGAAAGGTGACCCTGAGTCTTGAAGAGGCAGTGCCATGGGATCAGGTTTTGGATTTGGTCTTAAAGATGAACGGCCTGGGCAAAAAAATGGAAGGGAATGTGGTCCGTATTGCCACGGCAGAGACCCTTAAAAATGAAGAGCAACTGATCCAGGATGCCATTGAAGCCCATAAAAAAGCCATGGAGCAGAAGGTGGCTTTAGAGCCTCTGGTCACAGAATATGTGCCCATTAACTATTCTGATGCCTCAACCGATATTGAGCCCCATGTATCACAAATTCTGACGCCTGAACGGGGAAAGATATCTGTGGATCAGAGGACCAATATGATTATTATCACCGATACCCAGGCAAAAATAGATCAGGCACAGGATCTGATCTATCGACTGGATACTGTGACCCCGCAGATCATGATCGAGGCTAAAGTGGTTGAAGTCACCAAGGAATTTTCAAGAAGCATCGGTGTGAACTGGAATCTGTCCAATGCCTCAAGCGTTACGTCTGGGTTTTTGGATGATTTCAGCGTTTCCGTCAATGGCGCCAATGTGGGCGTTAATACGGATTTTTCATTTTTCAGGCTTTTCGGTTCTTCGGTAACGGCCTTGAATGCCCAACTGGAAGCTTCAGAGGAGTTGGGGGATGTCAGGATTGTATCTTCTCCCAGGATTTTGACCCTGGATAATAAAAAGGCCATGATCAAGCAGGGCCAGGAATATGCATATCTGGAGGGCGCATTCCCATTTTCCCGGTTTTAA
- a CDS encoding IS256 family transposase has translation MTEENTEFDFQKALKGIQEGKPFTGKGGVLTSLIKNLAEAALEGELESHLGQEVSANRRNGKSKKTIKSLDGKFELETPRDRAETFSPQIVKKHQTTLSDEIERKIIALYGLGMSYNDMASHLQEIYGLEISNATLSTITDKIIHTVKEWQARPLENVYPIVWLDAIHYKVRENGKVGSKAVYTILGVNIEGRKEVLGLYISENEGANFWLQVLTDLSNRGVKDILIACVDGLKGFPEAIETIFPDTEVQLCVVHQIRNSLKYVGSKNKKEFMADLKRVYKAVNKDLAEEELDILENKWNDKYPIVIKSWRNNWERLSHFFKYPEEIRRIIYTTNTIEAVHRQFRKLTKTKGSFPNQDSLLKLLYMGIQNASKKWTMPIQNWSLTISQLAIFFEGRLDKELGI, from the coding sequence ATGACCGAAGAAAACACCGAATTTGATTTTCAAAAAGCCCTTAAAGGCATCCAGGAAGGTAAACCCTTCACAGGTAAGGGCGGCGTCCTTACATCATTAATCAAAAATCTTGCTGAAGCTGCTCTTGAAGGAGAGTTGGAGTCCCATCTCGGGCAGGAAGTTTCTGCCAACCGCCGTAATGGAAAAAGCAAAAAGACCATTAAATCCCTGGATGGTAAATTTGAGCTGGAAACCCCGCGTGACAGGGCCGAAACCTTCTCTCCACAGATCGTCAAAAAACATCAGACAACGCTCAGCGATGAAATTGAAAGAAAGATAATAGCCCTTTACGGCCTGGGCATGAGTTATAATGATATGGCTTCCCATTTACAGGAAATCTATGGACTTGAGATTTCAAATGCCACTCTGAGCACCATTACCGATAAAATCATCCATACCGTCAAAGAATGGCAGGCCAGGCCGTTGGAAAATGTGTACCCAATCGTATGGCTTGATGCCATACATTATAAAGTACGAGAAAACGGAAAGGTCGGCAGCAAAGCCGTTTACACAATTCTTGGGGTGAATATCGAGGGCCGCAAAGAGGTTCTTGGGCTGTACATATCCGAGAATGAGGGTGCGAACTTCTGGCTGCAGGTGTTAACAGACCTTTCAAACCGAGGGGTAAAAGATATCCTGATTGCCTGTGTTGATGGTCTAAAAGGTTTTCCCGAGGCCATTGAGACCATATTCCCGGACACAGAAGTTCAACTCTGCGTAGTCCACCAGATCCGAAATTCATTGAAATACGTTGGTTCCAAAAATAAAAAGGAATTTATGGCAGATCTAAAACGTGTTTATAAAGCGGTCAATAAGGATCTGGCCGAAGAAGAACTGGATATCTTGGAAAATAAATGGAATGACAAATACCCGATTGTGATAAAATCCTGGCGGAACAACTGGGAACGCCTCAGTCATTTCTTTAAATATCCAGAAGAGATTCGACGGATAATATACACCACAAATACCATTGAGGCTGTGCATCGACAGTTTCGAAAACTGACCAAAACAAAGGGATCATTCCCGAACCAGGACAGCCTGTTAAAGCTGCTTTACATGGGGATCCAGAACGCCAGTAAAAAATGGACAATGCCGATTCAAAATTGGTCACTGACAATTTCCCAGTTGGCAATTTTCTTTGAAGGCCGGCTGGATAAAGAGCTGGGAATTTGA
- the thrC gene encoding threonine synthase translates to MNLDLFPEEIRPYIIPEPKGELYYKCLGCGGEYGIEKLLYVCPECNQVLLIHDRQKARLKEISGPMWQKIFDYRKMLKIPALKGIYRYHEFIGPSIPLSSILYLGEGHTPMVEANGLLQERTGLKFYYKNDGQNPSASFKDRGMASALSSIKYLIDQGLVSDVISICASTGDTSAAAALYASYLGDAVKSAVLLPYKKVTSAQLAQPLGSGANVFEIPGVFDDCMKVVEHLSSKYPVVLLNSKNAWRILGQESYSYEIAQDFDWDMRDKVVVLPIGNAGNISAVMNGFLKFLEAGIITCLPKIIGVQSEHADPVYQYYLEPNEEKRSFKPVDTQPSVAQAAMIGNPVSMPRVIKIAKKYNQADPGATKVFIVQVKEQEIMDWQLTANQNGHITCTQGGECLAGMVQAKSQGIIHSKETVILDATAHAIKFSGFQDLYFKKELPASYRVCPDDEFINLPVLISPDDPDLAPSQEKRLAKSEFQKFVNDISQKIANHLDL, encoded by the coding sequence ATGAATCTTGATCTTTTTCCAGAAGAGATAAGGCCCTACATTATTCCTGAGCCCAAAGGAGAGCTTTACTATAAATGTCTGGGCTGCGGTGGGGAATACGGCATTGAAAAACTGCTCTATGTCTGCCCTGAGTGCAACCAGGTCCTGCTCATCCATGACCGGCAAAAAGCCCGTCTCAAAGAAATTTCAGGGCCCATGTGGCAAAAAATATTTGACTATAGAAAAATGCTCAAAATTCCAGCGCTCAAAGGGATTTACCGGTACCATGAATTTATCGGGCCTTCCATCCCCCTCTCCTCGATTCTCTATCTTGGAGAAGGACATACCCCTATGGTTGAAGCCAATGGACTGCTTCAGGAACGAACAGGGCTTAAATTCTACTATAAGAATGACGGGCAGAACCCCAGCGCCTCCTTTAAAGACCGGGGAATGGCCTCGGCCCTGTCCAGCATTAAATACCTGATTGACCAGGGACTGGTCTCTGATGTTATTTCAATTTGCGCTTCCACGGGAGATACCTCGGCAGCGGCAGCCCTCTATGCCTCTTATCTTGGGGATGCTGTAAAATCAGCGGTATTGCTGCCATATAAAAAGGTGACCTCTGCCCAGCTGGCCCAGCCTTTGGGAAGCGGTGCCAACGTCTTTGAAATCCCGGGCGTGTTTGATGATTGCATGAAGGTAGTTGAACATCTCTCATCCAAATATCCGGTGGTGCTGTTAAACTCAAAGAACGCCTGGCGTATTCTGGGCCAGGAATCCTATTCTTATGAAATTGCCCAGGACTTTGACTGGGACATGAGAGACAAGGTGGTGGTGCTCCCCATCGGTAATGCAGGCAATATTTCTGCGGTGATGAACGGATTTTTAAAATTCCTGGAGGCAGGCATCATCACCTGCCTGCCCAAAATCATCGGGGTTCAGTCAGAACATGCCGATCCTGTGTACCAATATTACCTGGAACCCAATGAGGAAAAACGGTCATTTAAGCCAGTGGATACCCAGCCCAGTGTCGCCCAAGCAGCAATGATCGGAAATCCCGTATCCATGCCCAGAGTGATCAAAATTGCCAAAAAATACAACCAGGCAGACCCGGGCGCAACCAAGGTGTTTATCGTACAGGTCAAAGAGCAGGAAATCATGGACTGGCAGTTGACGGCCAACCAAAACGGCCACATCACCTGCACCCAGGGCGGTGAATGCCTGGCAGGAATGGTTCAGGCAAAATCCCAGGGAATTATTCATTCAAAAGAGACCGTCATTCTGGATGCCACGGCCCATGCCATCAAATTTTCAGGATTTCAGGATCTTTATTTTAAAAAGGAACTGCCGGCCTCATACCGGGTTTGCCCGGATGATGAATTCATCAACCTGCCCGTTCTAATTTCCCCGGACGACCCAGATCTTGCCCCATCCCAGGAAAAGCGATTGGCAAAATCCGAATTCCAAAAATTTGTCAATGATATCTCCCAAAAAATCGCAAACCACCTTGATCTGTAA
- the serS gene encoding serine--tRNA ligase, with protein sequence MLDIKQLKNNLDFVKKGMEKRGAKIDFSQFLKNEESRKTLLLEIETLRHKRNTVSDEIAKMKKSGQDAQSSIDDMRAVSERIKGLDKALGDLESQIKNFLISLPNLPHDDVPKGKDDTENRLERTWGSPRQFDFTIKDHADIGEDLGILDLARATKLAGSRFPLYLGAGARLERALINFMLDIHTREHGYKEALPPFIVNRATMTGTGQLPKFEEDLFKLEGLDYYLIPTSEVPVTNIFAKEILDESKLPVKFTAYTPCFRSEAGSYGRDTKGLIRQHQFNKVEMVKITSPDTSFDELDSLLANAETILQRLDLPYQVVTLCTGDLGFSATKTYDLEVWMPGQNKYREISSCSNCLDFQARRANIRFKRQNAKKTEFCHTLNGSGLAVGRTFAAILENYQQEDGTITVPDALVPYMGGQKVIENES encoded by the coding sequence ATGCTGGATATAAAACAGTTAAAAAATAACTTGGACTTCGTTAAAAAAGGAATGGAAAAACGGGGTGCCAAGATTGATTTTTCCCAATTTTTGAAAAACGAAGAAAGCAGAAAAACACTTTTGCTTGAAATAGAAACGCTCAGACATAAACGAAATACGGTTTCAGATGAAATTGCCAAGATGAAAAAATCCGGACAGGATGCCCAGTCCAGCATTGATGATATGCGGGCCGTGTCAGAGCGGATAAAGGGGCTTGACAAAGCACTTGGAGATCTTGAATCCCAGATAAAAAATTTTCTCATCTCCCTGCCCAATCTACCCCATGATGATGTGCCCAAGGGAAAGGATGATACCGAAAACAGGCTGGAAAGAACATGGGGCAGTCCCAGACAATTTGACTTTACGATCAAAGACCATGCAGATATTGGTGAAGATTTAGGCATACTCGACCTTGCCAGGGCAACAAAGCTTGCAGGTTCCAGGTTCCCTCTGTACTTAGGTGCAGGCGCCCGTCTTGAAAGGGCATTGATCAATTTCATGCTTGACATCCACACCAGAGAGCATGGATACAAGGAGGCCCTGCCCCCGTTTATCGTTAACCGGGCCACCATGACAGGCACGGGTCAGCTGCCCAAATTTGAAGAGGACCTTTTCAAGCTTGAGGGCCTGGACTACTATCTCATCCCCACATCCGAAGTGCCGGTCACCAATATTTTTGCCAAAGAGATCCTGGACGAGTCAAAGCTGCCGGTCAAATTCACGGCATATACCCCCTGCTTTCGTTCAGAAGCAGGCTCTTACGGCAGGGACACCAAAGGCCTGATCCGTCAGCACCAGTTCAACAAGGTTGAAATGGTCAAGATCACTTCGCCGGACACCTCCTTTGATGAACTCGACTCCCTGCTGGCCAATGCGGAAACCATTCTCCAGCGCCTTGATCTGCCCTACCAGGTCGTGACATTATGCACGGGAGATCTTGGATTTTCAGCCACCAAAACCTATGATTTAGAGGTGTGGATGCCGGGCCAGAACAAGTATCGGGAAATATCTTCCTGCTCCAACTGCCTGGATTTTCAGGCCAGGCGGGCCAATATCAGGTTTAAACGGCAGAATGCAAAAAAGACAGAATTCTGCCACACCCTGAACGGATCAGGCCTTGCCGTGGGACGGACCTTTGCAGCCATTTTAGAAAACTACCAGCAGGAAGACGGTACAATCACCGTACCCGATGCACTGGTACCGTACATGGGGGGCCAAAAGGTAATTGAAAATGAATCTTGA
- a CDS encoding 5-formyltetrahydrofolate cyclo-ligase, with translation MDEMKNGKSSVLAQVAARMDALAPEVLEEKYQTIEGKLFEFANFLEAQQAFLYTPASTEIPTEKIIRRALEIEKGVILPVFTDAKNAFHLYKISDYDKDLVVNASDMLEPNPDNCKKIVLDDVDIAIIPGLAFDDKGGRVGFGNNYYTKLITKLPETCRKVALAYEEQVVDQIQMESRKFTVDIIITDTRIIYKI, from the coding sequence ATGGACGAGATGAAGAACGGAAAAAGCAGTGTATTGGCACAGGTGGCTGCTCGGATGGATGCCCTGGCTCCGGAAGTTCTGGAGGAAAAATATCAGACCATTGAAGGAAAATTATTTGAGTTCGCCAATTTTCTTGAGGCCCAGCAGGCATTTTTATATACCCCGGCCAGCACTGAAATTCCTACAGAGAAGATTATTCGGAGGGCATTGGAGATTGAGAAAGGCGTTATTCTGCCTGTGTTTACCGATGCAAAAAATGCCTTTCACCTTTATAAAATAAGTGATTATGATAAGGATCTTGTGGTCAATGCCAGTGACATGCTTGAGCCCAATCCTGACAATTGCAAAAAAATTGTTTTAGATGATGTGGATATCGCCATTATTCCAGGACTCGCCTTTGATGATAAAGGCGGCCGGGTCGGGTTTGGCAACAATTACTATACCAAGCTGATCACAAAATTGCCTGAAACCTGTAGAAAAGTTGCTTTGGCCTATGAAGAGCAGGTGGTTGACCAGATTCAAATGGAGTCAAGAAAATTTACAGTGGATATTATTATCACAGATACCCGGATTATCTATAAGATTTAG
- a CDS encoding NAD-binding protein, with protein sequence MEMAIFIAVCIYVGGTLGYMIIEEWNVMDSAYMTAITLSTVGFLEVQEQTNAGRIFTIFLIFAGVGYFLYLGGVIIGSVVEGEIKTLLGRQRLDNKIKKLKNHYVVCGYGRIGRVLCNFIKEDTPDIVVVEKSEKLIPILEKDKIHYMMGDASDEEILEKAGIGRAKALVAALATDTANVFLVLTARQLNPDIYIMARASSPKVRKKLMVAGANQVESPYDTGAVSMGMKLLRPTVSNFLDAAISRKSDAIQIEEAFVPKSSPYAGKALKDSGIRQDFNLIIIAVKDAAGQMDFAPHFETMIHPGDTLIVMGKTEDLRGFRKALSL encoded by the coding sequence ATGGAAATGGCGATTTTCATCGCAGTCTGTATCTATGTGGGCGGTACCCTGGGATACATGATCATTGAAGAGTGGAACGTCATGGATTCCGCGTATATGACAGCCATCACCCTGAGTACCGTTGGGTTCCTGGAGGTCCAGGAACAGACCAATGCCGGAAGGATTTTCACCATCTTCCTAATATTCGCGGGCGTGGGATACTTTCTCTATCTGGGCGGGGTAATCATCGGTTCGGTTGTGGAAGGTGAAATTAAAACTTTGCTGGGGAGGCAACGTTTGGACAATAAGATCAAAAAATTAAAAAATCATTATGTCGTATGCGGCTATGGACGCATCGGCCGGGTACTCTGCAATTTCATCAAGGAAGACACCCCGGACATTGTGGTGGTTGAAAAAAGCGAAAAACTCATCCCCATCCTTGAAAAGGATAAAATCCACTATATGATGGGAGACGCCTCGGATGAAGAGATTCTTGAAAAGGCCGGGATCGGGAGAGCAAAAGCATTGGTTGCTGCATTGGCAACGGACACGGCCAATGTCTTTCTAGTGCTGACCGCAAGGCAGCTCAACCCTGATATTTATATCATGGCCAGAGCATCCAGCCCCAAGGTTCGTAAAAAACTTATGGTCGCAGGTGCAAACCAGGTGGAATCTCCCTATGACACGGGTGCCGTGTCAATGGGGATGAAACTTTTAAGACCCACGGTTTCCAACTTTCTGGATGCGGCCATTTCAAGAAAAAGCGATGCCATCCAGATTGAAGAGGCCTTTGTGCCCAAGTCTTCTCCCTACGCCGGCAAGGCCCTGAAAGACTCGGGTATCCGCCAGGATTTCAATCTCATTATCATTGCTGTTAAGGATGCCGCAGGCCAGATGGACTTTGCCCCCCATTTTGAAACCATGATCCATCCGGGGGATACCCTGATTGTCATGGGAAAAACAGAAGATTTAAGAGGATTTCGCAAAGCCCTGTCACTTTAA
- a CDS encoding MBL fold metallo-hydrolase has protein sequence MKIHHLRNATFVIESGEHFILIDPMLSNTGGLPPFAFFRHKPLRNPIVPLPENALDLLDKISLCFITHSQKWGIQALTHTDHLDLPGIVFLRKNKIPVVCHHKDAPYLRKHQIRVAAATEYWQPLDLSMGRVVAVPAKHGHGWYHNLMANGSGFYLELEKEPSMYISSDTVFTREVARALDEFKPDISVVAAGGASMDIGGPILMTLDEIVSFVQKAPGRVIANHMDALNHCPITRSKLIRCLTQKKLLKKTWIPGDGETIQVIEG, from the coding sequence ATGAAGATCCACCATTTAAGGAATGCCACTTTTGTGATTGAATCGGGTGAGCATTTTATCCTGATTGATCCCATGCTCAGCAATACCGGAGGGCTGCCGCCATTTGCCTTTTTCCGGCATAAGCCCCTGCGCAATCCCATTGTGCCCTTGCCGGAAAATGCCTTGGATCTTCTGGATAAGATTAGTCTTTGTTTTATTACCCATTCCCAGAAGTGGGGAATTCAGGCCCTGACCCACACGGATCACTTGGATTTGCCGGGCATCGTTTTTTTAAGGAAAAACAAGATTCCCGTGGTTTGTCACCACAAGGATGCCCCTTATCTGAGAAAGCATCAGATCCGGGTGGCGGCGGCCACGGAGTATTGGCAGCCCCTGGACCTGAGCATGGGGCGGGTGGTTGCCGTTCCGGCAAAACACGGCCATGGCTGGTATCACAATTTAATGGCAAACGGTTCGGGTTTTTATCTTGAACTTGAAAAAGAGCCTTCAATGTATATTAGTTCTGATACGGTGTTTACCCGGGAGGTGGCCCGGGCCCTGGATGAGTTTAAACCCGATATTTCCGTGGTTGCGGCAGGCGGTGCCAGCATGGATATTGGCGGGCCTATTTTGATGACTTTGGACGAAATTGTGTCTTTCGTACAAAAGGCGCCCGGCCGAGTGATTGCAAATCATATGGATGCCCTGAATCATTGCCCCATTACCCGCTCAAAATTGATTCGTTGTTTAACACAAAAAAAGTTGTTGAAAAAGACCTGGATTCCCGGAGACGGGGAAACAATTCAGGTAATTGAAGGATAA
- a CDS encoding patatin-like phospholipase family protein — translation MDTYKVGLVLGSGSSRGWAHIGAIEALQDASIRVHFIAGCSVGAFIGAVYASGGLDALKQYVIDMDGERMFSFSDLSLIRPGLLDGDKKLNKLFCMHSDKKAFHELEIPLKVVAADMHSGDQVVLDSGDLITALRASMSYPGLFAPVHHKGRWLIDGGVVDPVPVGVARAMGADVVIAVNLDSKLISRKLHLPSASISQVKLPPFNNEFLNTIAARYEAVEKTFIQKLEQQRGKKTAIPSTPSVINAAIGLMQERITRVNFAVSPPDILITPRLGDLKMLDYDQVEHAIEEGYIATRNKINDIKMLLESRQENKFKNR, via the coding sequence GTGGATACCTATAAGGTCGGGCTGGTTCTGGGAAGTGGGTCTTCCCGGGGCTGGGCCCATATCGGGGCCATTGAAGCCCTTCAGGATGCATCCATTCGAGTTCATTTCATTGCCGGGTGCAGTGTGGGCGCCTTTATCGGTGCGGTCTATGCTTCCGGCGGCCTGGATGCGCTCAAGCAATATGTCATTGACATGGATGGCGAGCGCATGTTTTCGTTTTCAGATCTCTCCTTGATCCGGCCCGGGCTTTTGGACGGTGATAAAAAGCTTAATAAGCTTTTTTGCATGCACTCTGATAAAAAAGCCTTTCATGAGCTGGAAATTCCTTTAAAGGTTGTTGCCGCAGACATGCATTCCGGGGATCAGGTGGTTCTGGATTCAGGGGATTTGATCACGGCCCTGCGGGCGTCCATGTCATATCCCGGTCTTTTTGCGCCTGTACATCACAAAGGCCGGTGGCTCATTGACGGCGGAGTGGTGGACCCGGTCCCGGTGGGGGTGGCCCGTGCCATGGGCGCGGACGTGGTAATTGCGGTGAACCTTGATTCTAAGCTCATCTCCCGCAAGCTTCATCTGCCCTCAGCATCCATTTCCCAGGTCAAACTGCCGCCTTTTAATAACGAATTTTTAAACACCATTGCTGCCCGCTATGAGGCCGTAGAAAAGACCTTTATACAAAAATTGGAACAGCAGCGGGGAAAAAAAACGGCAATCCCCAGCACACCTTCGGTAATAAACGCGGCAATTGGGCTGATGCAGGAACGGATCACACGAGTGAATTTTGCTGTCAGCCCCCCGGACATTTTAATCACCCCAAGGCTTGGGGATCTTAAAATGCTTGATTATGACCAGGTGGAGCATGCCATTGAAGAGGGGTATATTGCCACCCGAAATAAGATTAACGATATTAAAATGCTTTTGGAATCAAGACAGGAAAATAAGTTCAAAAACAGATGA